A region of Panicum virgatum strain AP13 chromosome 8N, P.virgatum_v5, whole genome shotgun sequence DNA encodes the following proteins:
- the LOC120684957 gene encoding NAC transcription factor NAM-B1-like has product MALPQPAVSAASIAHAPPGFKFRPTDEEIILHYLRPRTVNAPLPSSFIVDVDVLSHNPWELLPEGSMEKYFFSQRVLKWPLGNHWNRAAGDGHWKTSGKDVPIFCGRVNGGEPLMIGSKKTLVFYHGKSDFGENIEWVMQEYSLVGAGLTPYRVMRPSGSNHFGESSSAAVAITEKNDNTSEALNNNAKFPILLNPDKSWIVSHIYKKRNHMPQVIAQFYNSAEGGQVPFYNFLEQGNSRGVRK; this is encoded by the exons ATGGCTCTCCCGCAACCTGCAGTCAGTGCAGCCTCAATCGCGCACGCGCCACCTGGTTTCAAGTTTAGACCTACTGATGAGGAAATCATCCTGCACTACCTCCGGCCTCGCACGGTGAATGCGCCACTCCCGTCATCATTTATCGTAGATGTGGACGTGCTGAGCCACAATCCATGGGAGCTACTACCAG AGGGGTCCATGGAGAAGTATTTCTTCTCTCAAAGAGTTCTGAAGTGGCCACTTGGAAACCATTGGAATCGTGCTGCAGGTGATGGGCACTGGAAGACATCAGGCAAGGATGTGCCGATCTTTTGCGGTCGTGTCAATGGTGGAGAGCCTCTCATGATCGGGTCAAAGAAAACCCTGGTTTTCTACCATGGGAAATCTGATTTTGGTGAGAACATTGAATGGGTGATGCAGGAGTACAGCCTTGTTGGAGCCGGCCTCACACCCTATCGTGTGATGAGGCCTAGTGGAAGCAATCACTTTGGGGAATCCAGCTCTGCTGCTGTGGCCATCACTGAG AAAAATGATAATACATCTGAAGCTCTCAATAACAATGCCAAGTTTCCAATCCTACTAAATCCAGATAAATCTTGGATTGTGTCCCACATCTACAAGAAGAGGAATCACATGCCACAAGTTATAGCTCAATTTTACAACAGCGCAGAGGGAGGACAGGTCCCCTTCTACAACTTCCTTGAGCAGGGAAACTCCAGGGGGGTGAGAAAGTGA